One window of the Dehalococcoidia bacterium genome contains the following:
- the leuB gene encoding 3-isopropylmalate dehydrogenase: MRFGIVVLPGDGVGPEVVSAAVEVLQAVGKKFGHQFDLRYDVIGGAAIDKHGVPLAAETLKICKQSDAVLLGAVGDPKYDDPLGKVRPEDGLLQLRKGMGLFANIRPVKVLPMLADQTNLKPEVIRGVDFVFVRELTGGLYFGKPKKRWETSRGRKAVDSMLYSEHEINRIVRVGFEIARMRRKKLISVDKANVLESSRLWRQIATEVAVEYPDVQLEHQLVDSCSMRIIQRPTDFDVLVTENTFGDILTDEASMLAGSMGMLPSASLAGVPKGEASRALGMYEPIHGSAPRRARQNLANPIATILSVAMMLRYSLGLPKEAVAIEKAVDRVLEDDYRTYDIMTDGMKKVGTKEMGELVAAKI; the protein is encoded by the coding sequence TGTTGAGGTGTTGCAAGCCGTCGGCAAGAAATTCGGTCACCAGTTCGATTTGCGCTACGACGTCATTGGCGGGGCGGCCATCGATAAGCATGGAGTGCCGCTGGCGGCAGAGACTCTTAAGATATGCAAGCAGTCTGATGCCGTTCTGCTTGGAGCGGTGGGCGACCCCAAGTATGACGATCCGCTGGGAAAGGTTCGCCCGGAGGACGGGCTCCTTCAATTGCGCAAGGGCATGGGGCTGTTTGCCAATATCCGGCCGGTGAAAGTCCTTCCGATGCTGGCCGATCAGACCAATTTGAAACCTGAAGTCATCAGGGGAGTTGACTTCGTGTTCGTTCGGGAACTTACCGGCGGGCTCTATTTCGGCAAACCCAAGAAGAGATGGGAAACCTCCCGGGGCAGGAAGGCCGTTGACTCGATGCTTTATTCGGAGCACGAGATCAATCGAATCGTGAGGGTGGGATTTGAAATCGCCCGGATGCGACGCAAAAAGCTGATCTCGGTGGACAAGGCCAATGTGCTGGAATCGTCTCGACTCTGGCGTCAGATTGCCACCGAAGTTGCCGTGGAGTACCCCGATGTGCAGCTGGAACATCAGCTTGTGGATTCCTGCTCGATGCGGATCATTCAGCGCCCCACCGATTTCGACGTTCTGGTGACCGAAAACACCTTTGGCGATATATTGACCGATGAGGCCTCGATGCTGGCAGGGTCAATGGGCATGCTGCCCTCGGCCAGTCTGGCTGGCGTACCAAAAGGGGAGGCCTCTCGGGCTTTAGGCATGTATGAGCCTATTCATGGCAGCGCTCCTCGCCGGGCCAGACAAAACCTTGCCAATCCCATTGCTACCATCCTGAGTGTTGCCATGATGTTGCGCTACTCCCTTGGGTTGCCCAAGGAGGCTGTAGCAATCGAAAAAGCAGTGGACCGGGTTTTGGAGGATGACTACCGAACCTATGATATAATGACTGACGGAATGAAAAAAGTGGGAACGAAGGAGATGGGCGAGCTGGTGGCAGCCAAGATTTAA
- a CDS encoding GIY-YIG nuclease family protein, whose translation MANYFVYILASKKNGTLYIGVTNDLHRRIYEHKGDLVEGFTKKYSIHSLVYYEPCEDIRSAIEREKQLKKWNRRWKIELIEKTNPEWIDLYSNLSG comes from the coding sequence ATGGCCAACTATTTTGTCTATATCCTGGCAAGCAAGAAAAATGGAACCCTGTATATTGGGGTCACAAATGACTTACACCGACGAATCTATGAACATAAGGGAGACCTCGTGGAAGGCTTCACAAAGAAATATAGTATCCATTCATTGGTGTATTACGAACCTTGCGAGGACATTAGATCTGCAATAGAGAGAGAAAAGCAATTGAAGAAATGGAATCGGCGTTGGAAGATCGAGCTGATCGAAAAGACTAATCCTGAATGGATAGACCTTTACTCCAATCTGAGCGGATGA
- the trpE gene encoding anthranilate synthase component I has protein sequence MIRYIPDREFFRQKAKKGGLIPVCRELAADMDTPVSVFLKLGQEPPTFLLESVEQGENLGRYSFMGLGHSMVLESRGNQAIIRNGAKDQKIDLKSRDPLHLIQEILGRRQAVKIPGLPPFCGGAVGYLAYDIVNFFEELPRCSQDELGLPDSLFLFTDTMLAFDHVQRKLKIIANAYIDDNADAAYDEAISKIENIVASLTGPLPPQTQAYIATDAASSGGKEMASNFSREGFMEMVKASKEYIAAGDVIQIVVSQRLRRQTSAQPFDIYRALRMLNPSPYMFYFNFGGFQLIGSSPEVLVKALGDRAISRPIAGTRPRGASEEEDQALIAELLADPKERAEHVMLVDLARNDLGRVCQYGTVTVPELMVIEKYSHVSHIVSQVEGKLNPSEDAFSLLRASFPAGTVSGAPKIRAMEIIAELEKTKRGPYAGAVGYFDFAGNMDTCITIRTIVMKDDTVYLQAGAGIVADSDPATEYQESMNKMKALERAITIAEGDG, from the coding sequence ATGATCAGATACATTCCGGATCGAGAGTTTTTCAGGCAAAAGGCCAAAAAAGGCGGGCTGATCCCGGTTTGCCGGGAACTGGCCGCCGATATGGACACGCCGGTTTCCGTTTTCCTGAAGCTGGGGCAAGAGCCCCCGACCTTTCTGCTGGAGAGCGTCGAGCAGGGGGAGAACCTGGGGCGGTATTCCTTCATGGGCTTGGGGCACTCCATGGTTCTGGAGAGCAGGGGCAACCAGGCGATCATCCGCAACGGTGCAAAAGATCAAAAAATAGACCTCAAAAGCCGTGACCCGCTGCATCTGATCCAGGAGATATTGGGAAGACGGCAGGCGGTCAAAATACCGGGGCTCCCTCCCTTCTGCGGCGGGGCCGTCGGATATCTGGCGTATGATATCGTCAACTTCTTCGAAGAGTTGCCCCGGTGCTCTCAGGACGAACTGGGCTTGCCTGATTCACTTTTCCTCTTCACTGATACCATGCTCGCCTTCGATCACGTCCAGCGCAAGCTCAAGATCATCGCCAATGCCTATATCGATGACAACGCCGATGCGGCCTACGATGAAGCCATATCCAAAATAGAGAACATCGTCGCTAGTCTTACCGGACCCTTGCCGCCGCAAACGCAGGCGTATATTGCCACCGATGCAGCCTCATCCGGCGGAAAGGAGATGGCGTCCAATTTCAGTCGGGAAGGATTTATGGAGATGGTGAAGGCTTCCAAAGAGTACATCGCCGCCGGAGATGTCATCCAGATCGTCGTGTCCCAGAGGCTGCGCCGCCAGACTTCTGCCCAGCCTTTCGATATCTATCGGGCGCTACGGATGCTCAATCCGTCTCCTTACATGTTCTACTTCAATTTCGGCGGGTTTCAGTTGATCGGATCGAGTCCGGAGGTTCTGGTCAAAGCATTGGGGGATCGCGCCATATCGCGTCCAATTGCCGGAACTCGACCCAGAGGGGCTAGCGAGGAGGAAGATCAGGCGCTTATCGCCGAACTCCTGGCCGATCCCAAGGAGCGCGCCGAACATGTGATGCTGGTGGACTTGGCCCGTAACGATCTGGGGCGTGTCTGCCAGTACGGCACAGTGACGGTTCCCGAACTGATGGTGATTGAGAAATATTCCCATGTTAGCCATATCGTGTCGCAGGTGGAAGGAAAGCTCAATCCCAGTGAGGATGCTTTCTCTCTGCTGCGTGCTTCCTTCCCGGCGGGCACCGTCTCCGGAGCACCAAAGATTCGGGCCATGGAGATCATCGCCGAGCTGGAGAAGACCAAACGCGGCCCTTATGCCGGAGCGGTGGGATATTTCGATTTTGCCGGAAACATGGACACCTGCATCACAATACGAACCATTGTAATGAAAGATGACACGGTCTATTTGCAGGCTGGCGCCGGGATCGTGGCTGACTCCGATCCGGCCACCGAGTATCAGGAGTCGATGAACAAGATGAAGGCGCTGGAAAGGGCGATAACGATAGCGGAAGGGGATGGTTAA
- the trpD gene encoding anthranilate phosphoribosyltransferase encodes MIKEAILKVVEKQNLTMTEAEAVMTEIMSGQATPAQIAAFITALRIKGETAEEIAGCARIMQKHALQVNPQRTDVVDTCGTGGDDSGTFNISTTVAFVAAGAGLGVAKHGNRSVSSKCGSADLMEALGVKIDLKPEQVARCVDEVGIGFCFAPAFHPAMKYATPVRREIGLRTVFNVLGPLANPARAKRQLIGVYSADLTEVLADVLRALKSERAFVVHGHGGLDELSTTGTNRVSELCDGTVKTFKLDPQELGIPRANPKALLGGMVEENVKIVKAVLGGEKGPKRDIVLLNAAAVLVAGGKARDFKEGLAVAAQSIDSGKALAKIGDLAKMSQGFA; translated from the coding sequence ATGATCAAAGAAGCCATCTTAAAAGTGGTTGAAAAACAAAACCTGACCATGACTGAGGCGGAAGCCGTCATGACGGAGATCATGAGCGGCCAGGCTACGCCTGCCCAGATCGCGGCGTTCATCACCGCGCTTCGCATCAAGGGCGAGACCGCCGAAGAGATCGCGGGCTGCGCCCGCATCATGCAAAAGCATGCCTTGCAGGTGAATCCGCAGAGGACGGATGTGGTGGATACCTGCGGCACTGGTGGGGATGACAGCGGCACCTTCAATATCTCCACCACTGTGGCCTTCGTGGCTGCCGGTGCGGGATTGGGCGTGGCTAAACATGGTAACCGCTCGGTCTCCAGTAAGTGCGGCAGCGCCGACCTGATGGAGGCCCTCGGCGTCAAGATCGATCTCAAGCCGGAGCAGGTGGCTCGGTGTGTCGATGAGGTGGGAATCGGATTCTGCTTTGCGCCTGCCTTCCATCCGGCGATGAAATATGCCACGCCGGTGCGCCGGGAGATCGGACTCAGAACTGTCTTCAATGTGCTGGGGCCGCTGGCCAATCCGGCCCGGGCCAAGCGGCAACTCATTGGCGTCTACAGCGCCGATCTGACCGAGGTGCTGGCCGATGTGCTGCGCGCCCTGAAATCGGAGAGAGCCTTTGTGGTGCACGGACATGGAGGACTCGACGAGCTTTCCACCACCGGCACCAATCGCGTTTCGGAGCTTTGCGACGGAACCGTTAAAACCTTCAAGCTTGACCCGCAGGAACTGGGAATCCCAAGGGCGAATCCAAAGGCGTTGCTGGGAGGAATGGTAGAGGAGAATGTGAAAATAGTGAAGGCGGTGCTCGGCGGAGAAAAAGGGCCAAAGCGGGATATTGTCTTGCTGAATGCTGCCGCTGTGCTGGTAGCCGGTGGCAAGGCCAGGGATTTTAAGGAAGGGTTGGCTGTAGCGGCTCAATCGATCGACAGCGGTAAAGCGCTAGCCAAGATCGGCGATCTGGCAAAAATGAGTCAGGGGTTTGCCTGA
- a CDS encoding acyl-CoA dehydrogenase family protein — translation MEFRFTEEQENFRKEVRAFLDAEIKAGSFKPHCDAWMTQYSPEFSRKLGQRKWLGMTWPKEYGGQERSTLDRLILTEELLRYGAPTCGHWFSDRQIGPSLIHYGSDEQRQEFLPGILRGETSFTIGMSEPEAGSDLASLKTKAREDGDYYVIDGQKIWSSGAHYAQYMYAVVRTDPDAPKHKGISEFIIDLKLPGITVNTIEDITGDRHFNEVFFDSVRVHKKYMIGKKNMGWYQITPQLDFERSGIERVMSNYPLFDGLINYVKETKRNGKPLSEDPLIRQKLAELKVEFEVGRLMIYKVAWMQSKNRVPNVEPAMAKAYCAEFQQRLCRAAMEILGPQSQLMSDSKRAVLRGMAAASLLFSPGYTLQGGTTEILRGIVAGRGLGLTGK, via the coding sequence ATGGAATTCAGATTTACCGAGGAGCAAGAAAACTTCAGGAAAGAGGTTCGCGCCTTTCTGGATGCGGAAATCAAGGCCGGATCATTCAAGCCGCATTGTGATGCCTGGATGACGCAATATTCGCCGGAATTCTCCCGCAAACTGGGCCAGCGGAAGTGGCTCGGGATGACCTGGCCCAAGGAGTACGGCGGTCAGGAGAGGAGCACCCTGGACCGGCTGATTCTGACCGAAGAGCTTCTGCGTTACGGGGCGCCGACATGCGGCCACTGGTTTTCAGATCGTCAGATAGGGCCTTCATTGATCCATTATGGAAGCGACGAGCAGAGACAGGAGTTTCTGCCCGGAATTTTGAGAGGAGAGACATCCTTTACCATCGGCATGAGCGAGCCCGAGGCCGGGTCCGATCTGGCCTCCCTCAAAACAAAAGCGCGCGAGGATGGAGACTACTACGTGATCGACGGGCAGAAGATCTGGTCCAGCGGGGCTCACTATGCTCAATATATGTATGCGGTGGTTCGCACTGATCCTGATGCTCCAAAGCACAAAGGGATCAGCGAATTTATCATCGATCTGAAGCTGCCCGGAATAACGGTCAATACCATTGAAGATATCACTGGTGATCGACATTTCAACGAGGTGTTCTTCGATAGCGTCCGTGTGCACAAGAAATACATGATCGGCAAGAAGAACATGGGATGGTATCAAATCACGCCCCAGCTCGATTTCGAGAGAAGCGGCATTGAGCGTGTGATGAGCAACTATCCGCTTTTCGATGGGTTGATCAACTATGTCAAGGAAACCAAGCGTAATGGAAAACCGCTCAGCGAAGATCCTTTGATCAGGCAGAAGCTGGCGGAGCTCAAGGTTGAATTTGAGGTCGGCCGATTGATGATCTACAAAGTGGCCTGGATGCAGAGCAAGAATCGGGTGCCCAACGTGGAACCGGCGATGGCCAAAGCCTATTGTGCTGAGTTTCAGCAGCGATTGTGCCGCGCAGCCATGGAGATTCTGGGGCCGCAGAGTCAATTGATGTCCGATTCCAAGCGTGCGGTGTTGCGGGGTATGGCAGCAGCGTCGCTGCTCTTTTCCCCCGGGTATACGCTTCAGGGCGGTACCACGGAAATCCTGCGAGGTATCGTAGCCGGGAGAGGATTGGGTTTGACCGGCAAATAG
- the rsmA gene encoding 16S rRNA (adenine(1518)-N(6)/adenine(1519)-N(6))-dimethyltransferase RsmA produces the protein MDRQPDESSSLLARTKTLLRQYGLHARKGLGQNFLVDRSAIEASISAAELVSEDVVVEVGPGLGVLTEELSKSVQRVIAIEIDPRISVLLTKRFSHHHGVSIVNADVLQLDIKGLLEREPASLDSGYKVVANLPYYIAAPTIRHFLEAEVKPRRMVVMVQKEVAQNMVAAPGRLSIFGISVQLYGKADIVCYVPAESFYPAPKVDSAIVRIDVYEHPAVEADIEGFFRVVKAGFSAPRKQLRNSLAQGLGIVPAASEEFLSQAGISFQRRAETLTLEEWASLCHVVLPSLAGGS, from the coding sequence ATGGATAGACAACCGGACGAATCGTCCTCCCTGTTGGCCCGAACAAAGACATTGCTGAGGCAGTATGGACTCCATGCCCGGAAAGGGCTGGGCCAGAATTTCCTGGTGGACCGATCCGCCATCGAGGCCTCTATCTCAGCGGCGGAACTGGTTTCGGAGGATGTGGTGGTGGAGGTGGGGCCGGGGTTGGGGGTGTTGACCGAGGAACTGTCAAAATCGGTGCAGCGAGTGATCGCTATTGAGATCGACCCGCGGATATCCGTCCTGCTTACCAAGCGATTTTCCCATCATCACGGCGTCAGCATCGTGAATGCCGATGTCCTCCAACTGGATATCAAGGGCTTGTTGGAACGAGAACCGGCTTCTCTTGATTCTGGATACAAAGTGGTGGCGAATCTGCCGTACTATATCGCGGCACCGACGATTCGGCATTTCTTGGAGGCTGAGGTGAAGCCCAGGCGAATGGTGGTAATGGTCCAGAAGGAAGTGGCTCAAAACATGGTGGCTGCGCCGGGTCGGCTGAGCATCTTTGGCATTAGCGTGCAGCTCTATGGCAAGGCGGATATCGTCTGTTATGTTCCGGCAGAAAGTTTTTATCCGGCTCCCAAAGTGGATTCGGCCATCGTTCGCATTGATGTCTATGAGCATCCGGCCGTGGAGGCGGATATCGAAGGGTTCTTCCGGGTGGTAAAGGCTGGTTTCAGCGCTCCGCGCAAGCAGCTTCGCAACTCCCTGGCTCAGGGGCTGGGCATTGTGCCCGCCGCCTCTGAGGAATTCCTTAGCCAGGCCGGAATCTCCTTCCAGCGGCGGGCCGAGACCCTGACTCTGGAGGAGTGGGCCAGCTTGTGCCATGTCGTTCTCCCTTCGTTGGCGGGAGGGAGCTAG
- a CDS encoding aminodeoxychorismate/anthranilate synthase component II, protein MILVIDNYDSFTYNLVQLLGEMGQELVVHRNDKITVEKVRELKPDRIVISPGPGRPEAGRISNDIIKAFYQQMPILGVCLGNQCIAYSFGGKVVRAKRLMHGKTSMVQHDGKGIFAGLSNPFEATRYHSLIVEEPLPAEFEISARTAEGEIMGIRHKEYPLEGVQFHPESILTFEGRKLLRNFAEG, encoded by the coding sequence ATGATTCTGGTAATTGATAACTACGACTCATTCACTTATAATTTGGTGCAATTGCTGGGCGAAATGGGCCAGGAACTGGTGGTGCATCGGAATGACAAGATCACCGTGGAAAAGGTCAGGGAGCTTAAACCTGACCGGATCGTGATCTCGCCGGGGCCGGGGAGGCCAGAGGCTGGCCGAATCTCCAACGACATCATCAAGGCCTTTTATCAGCAGATGCCCATCCTTGGTGTGTGCCTGGGAAACCAGTGCATTGCCTATTCGTTCGGCGGAAAAGTGGTGCGGGCCAAACGGCTGATGCACGGCAAGACATCGATGGTTCAACATGACGGAAAGGGAATTTTTGCCGGACTCTCCAACCCCTTCGAGGCCACGCGCTATCACTCGCTGATTGTGGAGGAGCCGCTGCCTGCCGAATTTGAGATATCCGCCCGCACAGCGGAGGGCGAGATCATGGGAATCCGGCATAAGGAGTATCCGTTGGAGGGAGTGCAGTTCCATCCGGAATCGATTTTAACCTTTGAGGGGAGGAAGCTGCTGAGGAATTTTGCGGAGGGATGA
- a CDS encoding helicase C-terminal domain-containing protein, with amino-acid sequence MAERIYVALDLETTGLAPESDEIIEIGAVKFNSDGREIDVFETLVNPRRPIPYTITRLCDISQEQIDAAPSFSEVVGKLVSFLEGCSPVGHNISFDLNFLRRNGVNLPGPSYDTYDLAKLLLPDLGERSLSAVAYHLGIPHPSAHRALPDARVAKEVFVLLLGKINGMDPVVLGELVRLTAKTDWWLGEFLGEMAQARNVNPLLGAAAFEQVAFGSTASREARPLKPNSEKTLLDIEYLTRLFDIDGPLAQVFPGYEQRPEQKEMMRAVAEALNFSQHLIVEAGTGTGKSMAYLLPAAMFACKNNIPVVVSTNTINLQEQLVHKDIPDLVDAIQSDLSDLKVATIKGRNNYLCLRRWETVRRTREIGPEVVQLLARIQLWLPSTQTGDRSELNLDSWELRFWPRVCAQSYDCLGRKCPYYQRGLCFLHRARNVAGNAHLIVTNHALLLSEVAADAQILPEYAHLIIDEAHHFEDVATDQMGVEIREEGIVDHLDQISREVDGQQAGFLPQLAYWVRASDLDGSKKADLEQLMHSLSLGVAKIRARLSEFFNAIGDVLQNYGEGQGEYDLRLRITGAMRAQPAWSDIEISCENLTLTLEDVTKSLSRLHTATEALPVSEALGFEMVSLLNSNEELREQIDSLVFHPDENSIHWLTLNRKNNSIGLHSAPLHVGSILQKSFYSRKDTLVLTGATLTTEGNFSYIKSRLGLEGARELLLGTSFDYQSAALIYLASDIPEPGKTGYQKSVAQALISLCRATEGRCLVLFTSHSALRGIQTAIRSSLEQDDILVLAQGVDGPPKKLLASLRNNPRTVLLGAASFWEGVDVVGDALSVLVIVRLPFSVPTDPVFAARSDTFDDPFSEYSLPKTAFKFKQGFGRLIRSKTDRGVMAVLDSRLSVRNYSHVFLKSLPPCRVEKGLVRDLPDAAQRWLKRE; translated from the coding sequence ATGGCGGAACGGATTTACGTTGCTCTGGACCTGGAGACGACCGGGCTTGCTCCCGAGAGCGATGAGATCATCGAAATCGGCGCAGTCAAGTTCAATAGCGACGGTCGTGAGATCGATGTCTTTGAGACGCTGGTGAATCCCCGTCGGCCGATTCCCTACACCATCACCAGGCTCTGCGATATCTCTCAGGAGCAAATCGATGCCGCCCCTTCTTTCTCAGAAGTGGTCGGAAAGCTGGTCTCCTTTCTGGAGGGCTGTTCTCCGGTGGGACACAATATTTCCTTCGACCTCAACTTTCTGAGGCGCAATGGCGTCAACTTACCCGGCCCTTCTTATGATACCTACGATCTGGCCAAACTGCTTTTGCCTGATCTCGGGGAGCGCAGCTTATCCGCGGTGGCTTATCATCTGGGGATTCCCCATCCTTCGGCGCACCGCGCTTTGCCTGACGCCAGAGTGGCCAAAGAGGTCTTCGTTCTGCTGTTGGGGAAAATCAACGGAATGGACCCCGTTGTATTGGGGGAACTGGTTCGCCTGACAGCGAAGACGGATTGGTGGCTTGGTGAATTTCTGGGCGAGATGGCACAGGCGCGGAACGTCAATCCCCTGCTCGGTGCAGCGGCTTTTGAGCAGGTGGCGTTCGGATCAACTGCATCCAGGGAGGCTCGACCTCTGAAGCCCAATTCAGAAAAAACGTTGCTGGATATCGAGTATCTGACGCGTTTGTTTGATATCGATGGACCGCTGGCGCAGGTGTTCCCCGGCTATGAACAGCGCCCGGAGCAGAAGGAAATGATGCGAGCCGTGGCTGAGGCGCTCAACTTCAGCCAGCACCTGATTGTTGAGGCCGGCACGGGTACGGGCAAGTCGATGGCCTATCTGCTCCCCGCAGCGATGTTTGCCTGCAAGAACAATATTCCAGTGGTTGTTTCCACCAACACTATCAACCTTCAGGAGCAGTTGGTGCACAAGGATATTCCCGATCTAGTTGACGCTATCCAGTCGGATTTATCGGACCTGAAGGTGGCAACAATCAAAGGGCGAAACAACTACCTCTGCTTGCGGCGGTGGGAAACCGTGCGGCGAACCAGGGAAATCGGACCGGAGGTGGTTCAACTTCTGGCTCGCATTCAGCTCTGGCTTCCTTCAACCCAGACGGGCGATCGCTCGGAACTGAATCTGGATAGCTGGGAACTCCGGTTCTGGCCTCGAGTTTGCGCCCAGAGCTATGATTGTCTGGGAAGGAAATGCCCTTATTATCAGCGGGGGCTTTGCTTTCTTCATCGCGCCCGGAATGTGGCCGGAAACGCGCATCTGATCGTGACCAACCACGCCCTGCTTCTCTCGGAGGTGGCCGCCGATGCCCAGATACTCCCGGAATATGCCCATCTGATCATCGATGAGGCCCATCATTTTGAGGATGTGGCCACCGATCAAATGGGCGTTGAAATTCGGGAGGAGGGTATCGTCGATCACCTGGATCAAATCTCCCGCGAAGTGGATGGCCAGCAAGCCGGGTTTCTGCCGCAACTGGCATACTGGGTTCGCGCCAGTGATCTCGACGGATCAAAGAAGGCCGATCTCGAACAACTGATGCATTCGTTGAGTCTGGGGGTGGCGAAGATTCGTGCCCGGCTATCCGAATTTTTCAACGCGATTGGAGATGTGCTGCAAAACTATGGTGAGGGACAGGGGGAGTATGATCTTCGCCTGAGGATCACCGGGGCGATGCGTGCCCAGCCGGCGTGGTCGGATATCGAGATCAGTTGTGAGAATCTGACGCTGACATTGGAGGATGTGACCAAATCCCTCTCCAGATTGCACACCGCTACGGAAGCCCTGCCTGTTTCAGAGGCCTTAGGCTTCGAGATGGTCTCGCTGCTGAACTCCAATGAGGAATTACGGGAACAGATCGATTCGCTGGTTTTTCATCCGGATGAGAACAGCATTCACTGGCTTACCTTGAACCGAAAGAACAATAGCATCGGCCTGCACTCTGCCCCGCTCCATGTGGGATCGATCCTGCAGAAGTCGTTCTACTCCCGAAAAGACACGCTGGTTCTCACCGGCGCTACTTTAACCACCGAGGGCAACTTCAGCTATATCAAGAGCCGTCTGGGCCTGGAAGGCGCACGAGAGCTTCTCCTCGGAACCTCTTTCGATTATCAGAGTGCGGCCCTGATCTATCTGGCCTCGGATATCCCTGAGCCGGGAAAAACAGGCTATCAGAAGTCTGTGGCTCAAGCACTGATATCGCTCTGTCGCGCTACCGAGGGGCGCTGTCTGGTTCTGTTCACCAGCCATTCCGCCTTGCGAGGGATACAGACGGCCATTCGAAGTTCACTGGAACAGGATGACATCCTTGTCCTGGCGCAGGGAGTGGATGGCCCGCCCAAGAAGCTACTTGCTTCCTTACGTAACAATCCGAGAACGGTACTTCTGGGGGCGGCCAGCTTCTGGGAGGGAGTGGATGTGGTGGGGGATGCCCTCAGTGTCCTGGTCATTGTGCGCTTGCCGTTTTCGGTTCCGACCGATCCCGTCTTTGCCGCCCGGTCGGATACTTTCGATGATCCTTTCAGCGAGTACTCTTTGCCCAAGACCGCGTTCAAGTTCAAACAGGGATTCGGCCGGCTTATCCGATCGAAAACGGATCGGGGAGTGATGGCCGTTCTCGATAGTCGATTAAGTGTCAGGAACTACAGCCATGTCTTTCTGAAGTCCTTGCCGCCGTGTCGAGTGGAGAAGGGACTGGTGCGAGACTTGCCGGATGCGGCGCAGAGGTGGCTCAAAAGGGAGTAG
- the ispE gene encoding 4-(cytidine 5'-diphospho)-2-C-methyl-D-erythritol kinase yields MLILSAPAKVNLTLEVIGKRDDGYHEIASVMQTISLADELSFEQASEIEFGCYASKVEKEELLEDAVLNAANLLRQETGCLQGARITIRKLGVPRAAGLGSSSSIPATVINGLNDLWGLKLRPEALSRLASRIGSDTPFFIYGGTALAKGRGEDITPLPSPPRIWLVLLMPAIEPVPGKTAKMYARLNRSHFSDGARTRRLVSELDQGRVLRSDMLYNTFEKVAFDFFGPLGEYRKEFLQAGASSVHLAGAGPALFALVPDEASGEALTHRLRNRAQEAYLVHTV; encoded by the coding sequence ATGCTAATTCTTTCCGCCCCAGCCAAAGTGAATCTGACCCTTGAGGTCATCGGTAAGAGGGATGATGGCTATCACGAGATCGCCAGCGTCATGCAGACGATCAGCCTCGCCGATGAGCTTTCATTCGAGCAGGCGTCAGAGATCGAGTTTGGCTGCTATGCTTCCAAGGTGGAAAAGGAGGAGCTACTTGAGGATGCCGTTTTGAATGCAGCCAATTTATTGCGGCAAGAGACCGGTTGTCTCCAAGGAGCAAGGATCACGATTCGAAAACTGGGAGTGCCTCGAGCAGCCGGGCTTGGATCAAGTTCTAGCATTCCGGCAACTGTAATCAATGGGCTGAATGATCTCTGGGGATTGAAATTGAGACCGGAAGCGCTGAGTCGGCTGGCATCCCGGATCGGATCGGACACACCGTTCTTCATCTACGGTGGGACGGCTCTGGCTAAAGGTCGCGGCGAGGACATTACACCCCTGCCTTCCCCACCCCGTATATGGTTGGTATTGCTGATGCCAGCCATCGAACCTGTTCCCGGGAAAACCGCCAAAATGTACGCCAGGTTGAATCGATCCCATTTTAGCGACGGAGCCCGGACGCGGAGGCTCGTTAGCGAACTAGACCAAGGCCGAGTCCTGCGTTCCGATATGCTATATAATACCTTCGAGAAGGTGGCCTTCGATTTCTTCGGGCCACTTGGCGAATATCGTAAAGAGTTCCTGCAGGCTGGAGCGAGTAGCGTTCATCTTGCTGGAGCGGGTCCCGCGCTGTTTGCATTGGTTCCCGATGAGGCCAGCGGAGAAGCGTTGACCCATCGGCTGAGGAACAGAGCGCAAGAAGCCTATTTGGTTCACACCGTTTAG